From Pseudobdellovibrio exovorus JSS, a single genomic window includes:
- a CDS encoding cation:proton antiporter, whose protein sequence is MIHLPQLIQDLGVILVTAAIVTILCKKLKQPVVLGYLLAGLLVSPNIPFMPTIKDTSAVNIWAEIGVIILLFGLGLEFSFKKLAKVGRTATITASFEIVSVIALGYVVGQMMGWNSMDSIFLGAILSMSSTTIIVRAVDELGLKSKRFVSLVFGVLIIEDIVAILLLVLLSTVAISQTFSGTELLSSSARLGFFLILWFVMGIYLVPSFINRIRRFLNDETILVVSLGLCLLMVIIATQVGFSPALGAFIMGSLLAETREGERIEKLIHPVRDLFAAVFFVSVGMLIDLNVLVEYRYEVLIVTLVTIVGKFFGTGLGALISGNSVRHSTQVGMSMAQIGEFSFIIATLGMTLKVTSPFLYPIAVAASAVTTFTTPYMIKFADPFCTWLEAKIPTPALNFVARYQAAVQSEGGKPGIAKLLWRAFGFRVLINTIVVVAIFLFAEKIVLNMIVEVLGYGFTSSLLLTVSALLIAAPFLWAISFGQAKSLSEEDHARLDKLSFGIQLTRGFFALILAAVFINGFLSINSLAGIIVFLVLAVILAASRFSNKVYSKIEARFLENLEGPKHDDKEAKKFSSLVPWDVGLAEFVIHPNSKLVGMTLMESKLKESFGVSVTIVQRGDVNYVAPDRNWVIMSYDKLFIIGTDEQLEKIKQVLDEKVPMVEHDEETFGLKSMRLTETSPLVGKSIRDSGLRHSISGLIVGIERNDKRILNPDSSMVLELGDLLWVVGDIEKVKEIKALNTASEPA, encoded by the coding sequence TGGTCACGGCAGCTATCGTGACCATTCTTTGCAAAAAATTAAAGCAACCTGTAGTTCTGGGCTATTTATTGGCGGGCTTATTAGTAAGTCCCAATATTCCATTTATGCCGACGATCAAAGACACCAGCGCCGTTAATATCTGGGCGGAAATCGGTGTGATTATCTTACTCTTTGGCTTGGGTTTAGAGTTCAGCTTTAAAAAGCTGGCGAAGGTCGGCCGAACGGCCACCATTACAGCTTCATTTGAAATCGTCTCGGTTATTGCTCTAGGTTATGTCGTCGGGCAGATGATGGGCTGGAACTCAATGGACAGTATCTTTTTGGGAGCCATTCTGTCGATGTCTTCAACTACGATTATCGTCAGAGCTGTTGATGAGTTGGGATTGAAATCGAAACGATTCGTTTCGTTAGTTTTCGGGGTTCTGATTATTGAAGATATCGTGGCTATCTTGTTGTTGGTTTTACTTTCAACAGTAGCTATCTCGCAAACTTTCTCTGGTACAGAGTTGTTGTCTTCTAGTGCGCGTCTTGGGTTTTTCCTGATCCTTTGGTTTGTGATGGGAATTTATCTAGTTCCATCTTTTATCAACCGCATTCGTAGATTCTTAAACGATGAAACCATCCTTGTGGTTTCTTTGGGGCTTTGCCTTTTGATGGTGATCATTGCCACTCAGGTGGGGTTCTCTCCGGCTTTGGGTGCGTTTATTATGGGATCACTCTTGGCAGAAACGCGTGAGGGTGAGCGCATTGAAAAACTAATTCATCCCGTGCGCGATCTATTTGCCGCTGTCTTCTTCGTTTCGGTGGGTATGCTAATTGATCTCAACGTTCTAGTAGAATATCGCTATGAAGTTCTGATCGTCACATTGGTGACGATTGTAGGGAAATTCTTTGGTACTGGTTTAGGGGCTTTGATTTCAGGGAATAGTGTTCGTCACTCGACTCAGGTGGGTATGAGTATGGCGCAAATCGGTGAGTTCTCGTTTATCATCGCTACTTTAGGGATGACCTTGAAAGTGACCAGTCCTTTCTTGTATCCAATTGCCGTTGCCGCATCAGCTGTGACGACATTTACGACTCCGTACATGATTAAGTTTGCAGATCCTTTCTGTACATGGTTAGAAGCTAAAATTCCAACTCCGGCCTTGAACTTTGTAGCTCGCTATCAGGCGGCAGTTCAGTCCGAGGGCGGGAAACCGGGGATTGCTAAGTTACTTTGGAGGGCTTTTGGATTCCGTGTTTTGATCAACACGATTGTCGTAGTGGCTATTTTCCTATTTGCTGAAAAAATTGTGCTGAACATGATTGTGGAAGTATTGGGTTATGGTTTCACAAGCTCATTGTTGCTGACAGTGAGTGCGCTACTGATTGCAGCTCCATTTTTGTGGGCGATTTCATTCGGGCAAGCTAAAAGCTTATCGGAAGAAGATCATGCTCGTTTGGATAAATTGAGCTTTGGTATTCAGCTAACACGCGGATTCTTCGCTTTGATTTTGGCAGCCGTTTTCATTAATGGCTTCTTGTCGATTAATTCTTTAGCTGGGATTATTGTGTTCTTAGTCTTAGCTGTCATCTTAGCTGCGAGTCGTTTTTCTAATAAGGTTTACAGTAAAATTGAAGCTCGCTTCTTAGAAAACTTAGAAGGTCCGAAGCACGATGATAAAGAAGCTAAAAAGTTTTCATCACTGGTGCCGTGGGATGTAGGTTTAGCTGAGTTTGTAATTCATCCAAATTCAAAACTTGTCGGGATGACATTGATGGAATCGAAACTGAAAGAAAGTTTCGGTGTATCTGTGACCATCGTGCAGCGTGGGGACGTGAATTACGTAGCTCCGGATCGTAACTGGGTGATCATGTCGTATGATAAACTTTTTATCATTGGCACTGACGAGCAGTTAGAAAAGATCAAGCAAGTGTTAGATGAAAAAGTCCCAATGGTGGAACATGACGAAGAGACTTTCGGTCTTAAATCGATGCGCCTGACAGAGACCTCTCCACTGGTGGGCAAAAGCATTCGCGACAGTGGACTGCGCCATTCGATCTCGGGCTTGATTGTGGGTATTGAACGCAATGATAAGCGTATTTTAAACCCAGACTCATCTATGGTGCTTGAGCTAGGTGATTTGCTTTGGGTTGTGGGTGATATTGAAAAAGTAAAAGAGATCAAAGCCTTAAACACAGCTTCTGAGCCAGCATAG
- a CDS encoding AI-2E family transporter yields the protein MDSQARYKITRILFISFVFVLFGLMFMPFAGALLLASLCAFALHDYLGYITARGIKRKYATLILTLGVLFFVAAPVIFIVLRAVTIIKNYSAQGFRDTPIYQSTEKLLHDVTAYGSALAERIGFDTSKIPHPVDLLGKYSGEIGSYATSLLASIPELALNLFVFFLALYYFLNEAQTVKSYFMRLNILSQREANNIIRIIKTSSHLTFVVSILIGILQASIVAGVAYFAGFSEFFIIFIVTAVFSLIPVLGSAPTALFLMLTAFVQGNTGGAIAMLVASVVAGSVDNLIKPVILNSAGEDQIHPILSLLSLIGAILMYGFIGLLLGPIITQLALSLLPAIVSSSSDEEKSGEIEAIQS from the coding sequence ATGGACTCACAGGCCCGCTATAAAATAACCCGCATTCTTTTTATTTCTTTCGTTTTTGTTCTTTTTGGCCTGATGTTTATGCCTTTTGCTGGTGCTCTATTGCTGGCCTCCCTGTGTGCTTTCGCTTTACATGACTACCTCGGCTACATCACAGCTCGTGGTATCAAACGAAAATATGCCACGCTAATTCTGACATTAGGGGTTCTTTTCTTTGTCGCGGCTCCTGTCATCTTTATTGTTTTGCGCGCCGTTACCATTATTAAAAATTACTCAGCGCAAGGGTTCCGCGACACTCCGATTTATCAGTCCACCGAAAAACTTCTTCATGATGTTACAGCTTATGGTAGTGCCTTAGCCGAACGCATTGGCTTTGATACATCTAAGATCCCCCACCCTGTTGACCTTTTAGGAAAATACTCCGGAGAGATCGGCTCTTATGCCACCAGTTTATTGGCGAGCATTCCCGAATTAGCTCTTAATCTTTTTGTCTTTTTCTTAGCTCTTTATTACTTCTTAAACGAAGCTCAAACAGTAAAGTCTTACTTTATGCGTTTGAATATTTTGTCTCAACGCGAAGCGAACAATATTATCCGTATCATCAAAACCAGTAGCCATCTGACTTTTGTTGTCTCTATTTTGATTGGCATCCTTCAAGCCTCTATCGTAGCCGGAGTAGCCTACTTCGCAGGGTTCAGCGAATTCTTCATTATCTTTATCGTCACAGCCGTTTTTTCACTGATTCCAGTTTTGGGTTCAGCTCCAACCGCACTGTTTTTGATGCTGACTGCTTTTGTTCAGGGAAATACTGGCGGCGCTATTGCGATGTTAGTGGCTTCAGTGGTTGCTGGAAGTGTCGATAACCTGATTAAACCTGTTATCCTCAACTCAGCTGGTGAAGATCAAATTCACCCTATCTTGTCACTGTTGTCTTTGATCGGAGCCATCCTGATGTACGGATTCATAGGTCTGCTACTTGGTCCGATTATCACCCAATTAGCCCTAAGCCTTCTGCCTGCAATCGTGTCATCATCCTCAGATGAGGAAAAATCAGGCGAAATTGAGGCCATTCAGAGCTAA
- a CDS encoding chalcone isomerase family protein, with product MRGSTSMGLMTVFLAFTFNTHTAQAISVNPILGEELFIERPLLKESVIKSESEEIKLQPISHGIRKKPIFGLVPVNVYTLQLLTASPKKLIHTAEGFLSSLKASGPAQLNFTFLRNMPGDRISNSLKEGLRANKVSLKDLSPELEQFLQQISDVSEFQNNSNLTLTFEWKAQQSLVHISRGAKLLKSISGTPEFADQLLSIWFGKASDPKLNELKNTLIN from the coding sequence ATGCGCGGTTCAACATCAATGGGTCTGATGACTGTATTTTTAGCATTCACCTTTAATACACACACGGCACAGGCCATTTCTGTAAACCCTATTCTTGGCGAAGAACTTTTCATAGAGCGTCCCCTATTAAAAGAGTCCGTAATCAAATCTGAGTCAGAAGAAATCAAACTACAACCGATCTCTCATGGGATTAGAAAAAAACCTATTTTCGGTTTGGTTCCCGTCAACGTTTACACTTTACAACTTCTGACCGCTTCTCCGAAAAAACTTATCCATACCGCTGAAGGATTTCTATCGTCTTTAAAAGCCTCAGGCCCCGCTCAGCTTAACTTTACTTTTTTAAGAAATATGCCCGGCGATCGCATTTCAAATTCTTTAAAAGAAGGCCTACGCGCCAACAAAGTCAGCTTGAAAGATCTTTCTCCTGAGCTAGAACAATTCCTACAACAAATTTCAGATGTCTCTGAATTCCAAAACAACAGCAACCTCACCTTAACTTTTGAGTGGAAAGCTCAACAGTCATTGGTACATATTTCCCGCGGAGCAAAACTTTTGAAAAGTATCTCAGGCACCCCTGAGTTTGCCGATCAATTGCTTTCTATCTGGTTTGGCAAAGCATCTGACCCTAAACTTAATGAACTCAAGAACACATTGATCAACTGA
- a CDS encoding RidA family protein, translated as MKKIVHTDHAPKAVGPYSQAVRMGDFLFCSGQVSIDPKTQEVFTGDIQKQTEMVLNNIEAVLTAQGLTFGHIVKTTIFLTNMADFAAVNEIYAKRFTSEPPARSTVAVSGLPKGVNVEIEVTANFAAI; from the coding sequence ATGAAAAAAATCGTACACACAGATCATGCTCCGAAAGCTGTTGGTCCTTACTCACAAGCGGTACGCATGGGTGATTTTCTTTTCTGTTCAGGACAGGTATCTATTGATCCGAAAACACAAGAAGTTTTCACTGGTGATATTCAAAAGCAAACGGAAATGGTTTTAAATAATATCGAAGCTGTTTTAACAGCTCAGGGATTGACCTTCGGACATATTGTTAAAACAACAATCTTTTTAACTAATATGGCGGATTTTGCTGCGGTAAATGAGATTTATGCAAAACGTTTTACAAGTGAACCTCCTGCTCGCTCAACTGTAGCTGTCAGTGGTTTACCAAAAGGCGTGAATGTAGAAATCGAAGTGACGGCGAACTTTGCGGCTATTTAA
- a CDS encoding YdcF family protein, which translates to MRLFKYKKTLTVISFLVVVVILLLLEKNKVLRSMPPVAMDHLPHYDCGVVLTGSAGRIREGFEVLALKKIDKLIVSGVYKDTKLHQIFPLLPYYPEIQSDDIVLEKISGSTYGNAVQSLQVVETLKCRNILLITSHLHMYRAYKTFRENFPNEIQISPYVITASIHENSYWDVMTEAFKSLCYPVITLIPWLFFS; encoded by the coding sequence TTGCGGCTATTTAAGTATAAAAAGACATTAACTGTTATTTCTTTTCTAGTTGTGGTGGTGATCCTGCTGCTACTAGAAAAGAATAAAGTGCTCAGATCCATGCCCCCAGTGGCTATGGATCACTTGCCTCACTACGATTGTGGTGTGGTTTTAACGGGTTCCGCAGGGCGAATTCGTGAAGGCTTTGAGGTTCTTGCTCTGAAAAAAATCGACAAGCTGATTGTTTCGGGTGTTTACAAAGACACGAAGCTTCATCAGATATTTCCGTTATTGCCGTATTATCCCGAAATACAAAGTGATGATATTGTTTTAGAAAAAATATCGGGGAGTACCTATGGAAATGCCGTGCAGAGTTTACAGGTCGTTGAAACGCTGAAGTGTCGAAACATTCTTTTGATTACGTCTCATTTGCATATGTATCGCGCCTATAAGACTTTTCGCGAAAACTTTCCAAACGAAATCCAGATTTCTCCGTATGTTATCACAGCGAGTATCCATGAAAATTCCTACTGGGATGTCATGACAGAGGCTTTTAAATCACTCTGTTATCCTGTGATCACATTGATCCCATGGCTCTTCTTTTCATAG
- a CDS encoding FtsX-like permease family protein — protein sequence MQLKSLSYLFLKKLVLSARSGALIRRITILSFVAITLSLTAFFIVLFVMNGMNRNIKTRIMALEPHLTTQHSPAQENDVKEVIGSDQRLSYQAFDLIVRTIDGQFRGAEALGYTTEGLSTWMSQLQQMRSQKRSVFFESGIFSQLQLGTNEVAMGIDLARMLGLLEGDEVTLIPPETLLLSSLETPLFQKVTVKRILATDLYDLDSKLMLFNSEFTLKSFSQTLSRRSGDHIWFSSVDKANAVQKQLLQKGIKSETWQEKNSDLFFALKMERLMIGTFLGLAGLIASSSILTVLALLMSQKQRDIAIIKTLGMSQQRTLWLFTKMGLWIAGGAIALGTILGVGISLYIEYNPVNILPNIYYDSSIPSAVDPVFVGIVLLVASTLAFLGSYLPAKTTLGIQPALLLRQKN from the coding sequence ATGCAGTTGAAGAGCCTCAGTTATTTGTTTCTGAAAAAATTAGTTTTATCTGCTCGTTCTGGAGCGCTCATTCGTCGTATTACAATCCTATCCTTTGTTGCTATTACGTTAAGTCTAACAGCTTTTTTTATTGTGCTTTTTGTGATGAATGGCATGAACCGCAATATCAAAACCCGCATCATGGCTTTAGAGCCACATCTGACAACTCAGCACAGTCCGGCCCAAGAAAATGATGTCAAAGAAGTCATCGGAAGTGATCAACGTCTTTCCTATCAGGCATTTGATTTAATCGTTCGTACGATTGATGGCCAATTCAGAGGGGCTGAAGCTTTAGGATACACCACTGAGGGACTCTCGACGTGGATGTCGCAATTGCAACAAATGCGCAGTCAAAAAAGAAGTGTCTTTTTTGAAAGTGGTATTTTTAGTCAGTTGCAATTAGGAACTAACGAAGTGGCTATGGGTATCGATCTGGCGCGGATGTTAGGTCTACTGGAAGGGGATGAAGTCACTTTGATCCCGCCAGAGACTTTACTTTTAAGTTCGTTAGAAACACCGCTTTTTCAAAAGGTCACTGTAAAAAGAATTTTGGCGACGGACCTGTACGATTTAGATTCTAAGTTAATGCTCTTTAATAGTGAGTTTACACTGAAGTCGTTTTCGCAGACATTAAGTCGACGCAGTGGCGATCATATTTGGTTTAGCTCGGTGGATAAAGCCAATGCTGTTCAAAAACAATTATTGCAAAAAGGAATTAAGTCCGAAACATGGCAAGAGAAAAACTCGGATCTCTTTTTTGCTTTAAAAATGGAACGCTTGATGATCGGTACATTCTTAGGTTTGGCAGGGTTGATTGCCTCGTCGTCTATTCTGACAGTATTGGCTCTTTTGATGTCACAGAAACAGCGGGACATTGCGATTATTAAAACACTGGGAATGTCACAGCAAAGAACTCTGTGGCTATTCACGAAGATGGGACTTTGGATTGCGGGCGGCGCTATTGCCTTGGGAACTATCTTAGGGGTCGGGATCAGTTTGTATATTGAATACAATCCGGTAAATATTCTTCCGAATATTTACTATGACTCTTCTATTCCTTCAGCTGTGGATCCTGTTTTTGTTGGGATTGTATTGTTAGTGGCTTCGACATTGGCCTTTCTTGGATCTTATTTGCCAGCCAAAACCACCTTAGGTATTCAACCGGCGCTGTTACTGCGCCAGAAGAATTAA
- a CDS encoding 2,3,4,5-tetrahydropyridine-2,6-dicarboxylate N-succinyltransferase — MKELITELYDKSPAASDITSEQKQTILSVIQKIDQGELRVCEKQNGQWVTHEWIKKAILLYFKIQNNIVMGDSPMNYFDKLPVKKWTGNEGVRVVPPAVARFGSYIEKGAILMPSYVNIGAYVGAGSMVDTWATVGSCAQIGANVHLSGGVGIGGVLEPAQAQPVIIEDDCFIGSRCIVVEGVHLEAGVVLGAGVTITASTKIIDVTGSEPQIMKGRVPANSVVIPGSENKSFSAGTFGVPCALIIGKRQESTNKKTSLNQALRDYAVSV; from the coding sequence ATGAAAGAACTTATTACAGAACTTTACGACAAATCCCCTGCTGCGAGTGATATCACATCAGAACAAAAACAGACGATTTTGTCTGTTATCCAAAAAATTGATCAGGGTGAGTTGCGCGTTTGTGAAAAACAAAATGGCCAATGGGTAACTCACGAATGGATCAAAAAAGCGATTCTTTTATACTTTAAAATTCAAAACAATATCGTTATGGGTGATAGCCCGATGAACTACTTCGACAAATTACCTGTAAAAAAATGGACAGGTAATGAAGGAGTTCGCGTTGTTCCACCGGCTGTGGCTCGCTTCGGAAGTTACATTGAAAAAGGCGCGATCCTAATGCCTTCTTATGTCAACATCGGCGCTTACGTTGGCGCAGGCTCTATGGTAGACACATGGGCCACTGTAGGTTCATGTGCACAAATCGGAGCTAATGTTCACTTAAGTGGCGGCGTCGGCATCGGCGGAGTGCTAGAGCCTGCACAAGCCCAACCTGTGATTATCGAAGATGATTGCTTCATCGGCAGCCGCTGTATTGTGGTTGAAGGCGTTCATCTAGAAGCCGGAGTTGTTTTAGGAGCTGGCGTGACCATCACAGCTTCAACTAAAATCATTGATGTGACAGGCTCAGAGCCGCAGATCATGAAAGGCCGCGTGCCCGCTAACTCGGTCGTCATTCCAGGAAGCGAGAACAAAAGTTTTTCAGCTGGAACATTCGGAGTCCCATGTGCTTTGATTATCGGAAAACGTCAAGAGTCGACAAATAAGAAGACCTCTTTAAACCAAGCACTTCGCGATTACGCTGTTAGCGTTTGA
- a CDS encoding M14 family zinc carboxypeptidase translates to MEIFKFGETLLNLPIHAYRFKAAQNPEKKAHVLIIGGVHGDEPEGVVAARGLLEVFRQKYDLDLNITLLPEFNPEGVLLKTRGNSNKVDLNRNLPTKDWTSVAATERYNPGPSALSEKENQALVAWLKEQPTQLIISLHSWKPMLNTNGDIPEAAIIAKHTGYVIEPDIGYPTPGSLGTYAGLENHIPTLTYEIERDIKFDQIIRVHVPAIIEGLKESARIRNR, encoded by the coding sequence ATGGAAATATTCAAATTCGGTGAAACTCTACTTAATTTACCAATTCATGCCTACCGCTTCAAAGCAGCCCAAAATCCCGAGAAAAAAGCCCACGTTTTAATCATCGGCGGCGTTCATGGTGACGAGCCAGAAGGTGTTGTGGCCGCTCGCGGACTTTTAGAGGTTTTTCGCCAAAAGTACGATTTAGATTTAAACATCACTTTACTTCCTGAGTTTAACCCTGAGGGGGTCCTTTTAAAGACTCGCGGTAATTCAAACAAAGTGGATCTGAATCGCAATCTACCAACGAAGGATTGGACCTCTGTTGCCGCAACAGAAAGGTACAACCCAGGTCCATCGGCTCTTAGTGAAAAAGAAAACCAAGCCTTAGTAGCATGGTTAAAAGAGCAACCGACCCAATTGATTATTTCATTGCACTCATGGAAGCCCATGTTAAACACTAACGGCGATATTCCCGAAGCAGCTATTATCGCCAAACACACAGGCTACGTCATCGAACCTGACATTGGCTACCCCACACCAGGTTCATTAGGAACCTATGCGGGATTAGAAAATCACATCCCCACTTTAACTTATGAAATCGAACGCGATATTAAATTCGATCAAATTATACGTGTGCACGTTCCGGCCATCATTGAAGGCCTTAAAGAAAGCGCACGTATTCGCAATCGCTAA
- the lysA gene encoding diaminopimelate decarboxylase, producing MSSKLLNYKDNQLHFGKTPVRLSDYVQNYRQPVIVYDLNVIRDRISWIQSWKRLGRLHYAMKANFHLDILKLMKQMNCGVDVVSVGEIKRAQEAGFGLQDIIFSGVGKSNEELQWVIEGDIYQINVESFSELKKIAKIAEKLNKKVSLGLRINPEIDAETHKSISTALKDSKFGLDFESGREAVKLISQNPLLQLRALSFHLGSQIMNVSVFEKALAVMKPYYLEAKALCPELDRFDLGGGIGIDYKDADSEVDRQRWQQLADLFDRELQGFEAHYLLEIGRFLVARSGVLLSRVEIIKETPLKTFLIVDVGMTHLMRPALYGAYHEILPLKLVEGKSQTYDVVGPICESTDVLAEGREFTPLDEEDFVAICDVGAYGSVMASRYNLRDEAKEVILNNL from the coding sequence ATGTCTAGCAAGCTTTTAAACTACAAAGATAATCAACTTCACTTTGGTAAAACTCCAGTGCGCCTCAGTGACTATGTTCAAAACTATCGTCAGCCTGTGATCGTTTATGATCTTAATGTGATTCGAGATCGCATATCTTGGATTCAAAGTTGGAAACGATTAGGACGGCTTCACTATGCGATGAAGGCCAACTTTCATTTAGACATTTTAAAACTAATGAAGCAGATGAATTGTGGTGTGGATGTTGTCTCGGTCGGAGAAATCAAACGCGCACAAGAAGCTGGATTTGGTTTACAGGATATTATTTTTTCAGGTGTGGGTAAATCCAATGAAGAGCTTCAATGGGTCATTGAGGGCGATATTTATCAAATCAATGTCGAGAGTTTCTCAGAACTTAAAAAAATCGCGAAGATCGCTGAGAAGTTAAATAAAAAAGTAAGTTTAGGATTAAGAATCAATCCCGAAATTGATGCTGAAACTCATAAATCAATTTCAACCGCTTTGAAAGATTCAAAGTTCGGTTTAGATTTTGAATCAGGACGCGAAGCTGTAAAACTCATATCTCAGAACCCGCTGTTGCAGTTAAGAGCTTTAAGTTTTCATTTAGGCTCACAAATTATGAACGTCAGTGTTTTTGAAAAAGCATTGGCGGTGATGAAGCCGTACTATTTGGAGGCCAAAGCTCTGTGCCCTGAACTGGATCGCTTTGATCTGGGCGGTGGAATCGGTATTGATTATAAGGATGCGGATTCAGAAGTGGATCGTCAGCGTTGGCAACAATTAGCAGATTTATTTGATCGTGAATTGCAAGGGTTTGAAGCCCATTACTTACTTGAAATCGGTCGTTTTTTAGTGGCCCGTTCGGGTGTCTTGCTGTCGCGAGTAGAAATTATCAAAGAGACACCGCTCAAGACATTTCTAATAGTCGATGTGGGCATGACTCATCTGATGCGTCCGGCTCTATACGGCGCTTATCATGAAATCTTACCTTTGAAGTTAGTAGAAGGAAAAAGTCAGACGTATGATGTTGTCGGACCTATCTGTGAATCCACAGATGTCCTTGCAGAAGGCCGTGAGTTCACACCTCTTGATGAAGAGGACTTTGTTGCGATCTGTGATGTGGGTGCCTATGGTTCTGTGATGGCCTCACGCTACAATTTGCGAGATGAGGCCAAAGAAGTGATTCTTAATAATCTATAA
- a CDS encoding penicillin-insensitive murein endopeptidase produces MFKTFKSRLVFCCSSVFLLFASCAPQGNSQNKFGPDPIVNFNEEAKPTNIIPPPQNGVEYQQPPEVLTNSNGDEIQLNRTQLTSPRVHYTSSDRKLVVTANVAILDENRQPVIEKSISLSGVHSTNEMSFLLSDEIPSTDPKLKIKGLAHCLSQTRSQQVSCEHVIVDIVVSYDNKFYSEQIEVDRTKPSTPPSELTPPSNSSPQQNGNGNTVTPDDDSSDTDDNTDEDEDADQSGMQDEGSDGAAPGRYEGGLNTTNLREIFTTPAPSTPAPSTPAPPAEAPPQTAPPSAPQETPPAPTPTPVPPATPAPQPAPAPVAPAPTPAPAAPAEPPAQPKDSTPNTGNKQNRPLTPDTTQTPRGEVRPRNQAVGFPNRGRLQNATSMMTRSEALARQAYFEVAAPNMNKHFATYDMAEMIVRAGAFMNLNYTKKVYLSRVSARSGGRLPPSASHQIGNDVDLGYPTDTANKFPLTVNNRGSHLDRNYSVEKTYNLFKYLFSQTDIKVDRIFIDQKVKNALCAHAKSKNELNGSDKDLVKRMFDNLQHVRGHRDHFHLRIKCSSHDPGCRGFNYRKIDSCS; encoded by the coding sequence ATGTTTAAAACCTTCAAATCACGACTTGTTTTCTGTTGCAGCTCCGTTTTTTTGCTGTTCGCTTCGTGTGCCCCACAGGGAAATTCACAAAATAAATTTGGGCCAGATCCTATCGTTAACTTTAACGAAGAGGCTAAACCGACCAATATCATCCCACCACCGCAAAACGGAGTGGAATATCAACAACCTCCTGAAGTCCTGACCAATAGCAATGGTGATGAAATCCAATTGAATCGCACTCAATTGACGTCTCCACGTGTGCATTACACATCTAGTGATCGCAAACTTGTGGTGACCGCAAATGTGGCGATCCTTGATGAAAACCGCCAACCCGTTATTGAAAAAAGTATTTCTCTTTCTGGTGTACATTCAACCAATGAAATGTCTTTTCTTTTAAGCGATGAAATTCCATCCACAGATCCAAAATTAAAAATCAAAGGTTTAGCCCACTGTCTCAGCCAAACTCGTAGCCAACAAGTTTCCTGCGAACACGTGATCGTGGATATCGTCGTTTCTTATGACAACAAATTCTACTCAGAACAAATTGAAGTAGATCGCACAAAGCCATCGACTCCGCCTAGCGAGCTCACACCTCCGTCAAACTCTAGTCCTCAACAAAATGGCAATGGCAATACTGTGACTCCTGATGATGATTCCTCTGACACTGACGATAATACAGATGAAGATGAAGACGCAGACCAAAGCGGAATGCAAGATGAAGGTTCAGATGGAGCAGCTCCCGGCCGTTACGAAGGCGGTCTGAACACCACCAATTTACGAGAGATCTTCACCACTCCGGCTCCGTCAACACCAGCACCCTCAACTCCTGCCCCTCCTGCAGAGGCACCACCTCAAACAGCACCACCAAGCGCGCCTCAGGAGACTCCGCCGGCGCCAACTCCTACACCTGTACCACCGGCGACACCGGCACCACAACCAGCTCCGGCTCCTGTGGCACCTGCCCCAACGCCGGCACCTGCTGCTCCTGCAGAGCCACCTGCTCAGCCGAAGGATTCAACTCCAAATACAGGGAACAAACAGAATCGTCCTTTAACACCAGATACGACACAAACACCGCGCGGTGAAGTGCGTCCACGCAACCAAGCTGTGGGATTTCCCAACCGCGGTCGCTTACAAAATGCAACTTCAATGATGACTCGCTCTGAAGCTCTGGCTCGTCAGGCTTATTTCGAAGTAGCAGCACCTAACATGAATAAGCACTTTGCCACTTATGATATGGCCGAAATGATTGTTCGTGCTGGCGCCTTTATGAACTTGAACTACACAAAAAAGGTTTATTTATCACGTGTGTCGGCACGTAGTGGTGGACGCTTACCACCTTCGGCAAGTCATCAAATTGGGAATGATGTGGATTTAGGTTATCCAACCGATACAGCTAATAAGTTTCCTCTGACAGTGAATAATCGCGGGTCCCACCTTGATCGCAACTACTCTGTCGAAAAAACATATAACCTCTTCAAATATCTGTTTTCACAAACAGATATCAAAGTGGATAGAATTTTCATCGATCAAAAAGTTAAAAATGCTCTTTGTGCTCACGCTAAATCAAAAAATGAGCTGAATGGTTCGGATAAGGATTTAGTAAAACGCATGTTCGACAATCTTCAACATGTGCGTGGCCATCGCGACCACTTTCATTTAAGAATTAAATGTTCATCCCACGATCCTGGATGCCGCGGATTTAACTACCGCAAAATCGATAGCTGTAGCTAG